DNA sequence from the Rhizoctonia solani chromosome 14, complete sequence genome:
TGGCGAGTCCATTCGGGAGAGACCAGCCGCAGTTGGGAGCCCTGACGCGGATTCGAGGCCCGATGAGAGGGTACTCATGGGCTGAGAATGGGTCATGAAGCTTGGGGGATTAGGGTTGTGTAGCCCCGGAAGGCCTTGCCCTAGGGATGGCTGGCCCATGTTTTGGCTCAGACCGGACGTTTGGTGGCCCATTTGGGACAGACCAGCCAGGCTGGAGTGGGATTGCTGTCCATTGCTGGCGTTTTGTTGGGCAAGCTGGCTCTGTTGAAAGGCACTCCAGGCAGCAGCACCGAGTTCACCCGAGACGGCCCCACCAGCAATACCAAGCGTGAGAAGAGGATAGAGGGAGGTGGCAAGGAGGGAGGTAGTAGCAGGGAGTTGCTACAGACGGCGACAccaatggccaaacagatATGTTGCACAGGTGATGAGGCGGAGGCGGATAGTAGCGTAGGGGAGTGCAATCCGATAGCAGAGTCGGCGGAGCAAGAGTGCATACAAGGACGACCAAGTCGGCCAGATTAGGAAGGAACAGACCCAATAAAAGCCGACGAGACAACCCGAGCGTCGTGCGTATAGACACGAGGCACGCCAGGGGAGATAATACGGCGGGATATGTTGGCAACCAGTATGTGGTTTGGGTGTATTATGATTTGGTGGATCAATGCCGGTGCCGTGCGTGTAGACACGAGTCGCATCGACAGTCATGTGCAATTAGAAAAATGGAGAGAGCTTATCAGTACCGATTAGCCCAACAGGGAGCCGAATGGGGGAGATAGACGCACAGCAAACGTGGAGACCGGCACCGGGGGGCTGGTGGGTCTGCTTGCATGGGACGGTTGGCTGGAACTGCCCGTGGAGACCGAGGGGGTGGAGTTGGCCCCTGACCCGAGGCCGGAGAAGAGCGAGTTATAGACGACTTGCTGCTGCAACGGGGAGAGCATGGACAGACTTGAACCCGATGTGGTGGCCGTTTGTGTATGTATGCTCGAGTTTGTGGTCGCAAGACTTGAGGTCGAGGCAGAGGCGGGCGATGTTCGGCCTTGGGGGTGAGAGTCCTGTATAAAATAACTAGGATCAAAAATACAAAGAGGAGATAGAAGGCTAAAGGAGAGATGAGCGCTAGGCTCGAAGAGGGAAGGGGAGGGGAATGGAAGGGACAGAGGCACTCGCCAAGTACAAGGGAGCGTGGTCACGCTCAGCACTCATTCTACGCTTCTTCGAGTCGCGCTCCGAGTTCGGAGGCGGTGTGTGTGCGTCGGAGGGGGGCGGGGACGGTGCATAATGCATGGGCAGCGAGGACGTCACGTGGGATCCAGCCGAGACATGGGCGGTGAGGGCAGCGATTTGGACACGGAGGGCATCGGCCTCTCGACGGAGACGGGCATTGTCGTCCTGGAGCTCCCTGAGATAGGGGTGAGAGTGTACATGGGCCGACGGCATGGGGGGCGGGAAAGCATTCGGATCGAGGCCGGCGGCATCGACGATGGTCTGGAGGCGCTTGACGGTTTCCTCGAGCTGAAAGAGCGGATGAGTATACTCTCGTAACTGCGGGATTTTTGCTACTGACGGTCTCGATGTACTTTTTGCGTTTGGCACGGTGGCGCGCCTGGGCCCGTGCATTGCGAGAACGTGATTGGAGCCCAGTACCAGTCGGCTCGTCTTCGTGCGTCGAGGGAGGCGAGTGAGACATACGGGCGGCTGGGGACATATTCGATTGGAGGGACGGAACACAACGAAATACCCACCCCGCCCACGTCTTAAGACATCTGCGGCCATCCCGAATTACGTTACCTCGGCATCTCTCGGCCCATCCCCCGCTTCACGATCACAGCGTAAATGCCGCATACACCCAACATAAAAGACCTCCCTCTCTGTCTATCCTCTACGCTTGTTCCTGGCCGCCCTCTCAACTCTCCTCCTCCCTCCCCCGACACCCCCCGCCCCCCGCCCGCTCACCGACCCGCTTCATCCCATGCCGTAAACATTCCCTGGCTGGGCTTGGCACCGGATTGTATCTTATTTCTGGCTCCCCCTCCTTATCCGGCGAATTCCGCACACACTCCAGTAGGCTCTATGTCCAACAATATATCCCTCTATATTCTATTCCACCAACATTCAACACTAAACGACTAGTAGACCTATCGCAACCATTGCAGCCACTGGCGCTTATCCTCCCGGCATCTGGACTTTCCCCCGGCCAACACCTATCTCCACCGCGCCAATCCATTGAATCCGCAGTAAACACAACCCATCAAAGTCAGCCCGAGACGGCTTCTCGCCCTACTCCCCCATACGTCACAAGACTTGTTTCTCTTGCATGAACTTGGCAACCTAGACTTTGACCCCACTTGGAACTTGAGTGTCTGAAATGCTCTGAGTTAGACTATTACCACCCGATCGCACGAAAATCAACACTGTTCCCACGACACCACCCTCACTCCCACCTCTCCGACGCCACCAACGTGCAGGATACACACCCTCGACACTCGCTTTCCGCGCGCAACAAAACACTGAACCCTGCCTCGACGTGGATGTAACACCCCTTTGGCTTCTCTGCACCCGATCTGCATTAGGCGCGCTTTCCCTCGGCCCGCTGGTGTCTTTTTCGCATGTGAAGGTTGGAATTCACGCGCTCACCTGGTTGTCGCTCGGTTAACTGGCGCTCAGGTGAAATGCGTCATGCTCCCCCCATCGGATATCTCACTCTAGGGGGAGGAATCTGAATGAAATGCTTTCCCCGTGAGTCAAATTCGAGCTATGAATAGATTAGTCGCGCGCGCGATACGCTCCGAATCCCGTCGACTCATGTTTGATTGCGACCCCACCCAAAGCTGGTCCACACTTAAATCGGGAAATTAATGCAAAAACTATTCGTCATGTGGGTGGAGCAGACTGGGCAGGGGCAAAAAGTCTTCGGAACCTCGGGGGCATGGCTGATGAAATAGATCGACGGTGAAATTCCCATATACGCAGATCCAATCCAGATTGTAGCATATCGATTGCGTCAATCTCAATAAAAATATTTCCAGTTGTGCAATCTGTCTGACTGTGTCAATCCGGAAAGTTAACGTTTAATATCCAAGTAATACTACACTAGACAAAAACGGCCCCTTGGGCCAATTAAAACCAGAAATAGACTAAGCTTCGGGTCTGCCAAGGATTCGTTCATTTCGTCAGATCCGCcgggcgcggcggcgatcaCAGGACCCGACCCCCGGAGACTCCCCGAGAGATTCCAAGCACATGCCTAGGGCCCCCTCTCTGCCATCCAATATGGGCAAAACGTGGATGCACCGACGCaaactacatgtgaaaaagcCCACTAGGCTTAGGGCTACAATTTGTCCGAGCAGTCTACTGTATGATACGGGGCCCAGGGGAGGCATGTGGCACACTTTAAGCCCGGCACATCCCGGTAGTGCTCTCTTCCCATCCCTCTATCCCTGTTTTCGAGCATGCCGAGCGCCAAGGGTCGAAACGCGGACTAGGGGAGATAAGATATTTGTTTTTCAAAGCGCTTAAATGTATAGAGCTGGTATGATGGTACGATAAACCGGCGCGATTGCCTCAACTGGATCATTCACGCGAGTGGCGCGGCAAATATATGGCTTTTCTTTACGGATGTGGGGCTGATCTAGAGCAGCGTGTCCAgcgtcaccttcctttcaaAGGACTTTGGCGTCAGATACGTTTGCGCAGCTAGCAGTTATCAGTGTAGGACGTGTACCTTGCCCTGGAAAATGACACTTATATTTTATTAAATTTCTCGGATGTTGGGCATCCAACGGGAGCAGTCGCGGAAACTGATCATGTCAGACGGGCAAGCCATGAACTTAGAGAATTACCTATTTGAGCTTAATCGAGCCAATTTCCTAATGCGATACTGTAGCTCAAAGCGGGACACTTGCTGTGCTTGTGAACAGGTTCTTGAACACAGCCGGAGGGGGAGAGGTCCGGCGGCACCTCTTTTTGCCACTGACTCGTTCATTGCCCTGCTAACGGCATAGCTCCTATCATAGCTATGACTGGGCATTCCTTGTATACTTCTCATTCGCAAGGTCCCAAGAAATGCGCAATGAGCTCAACAAAGAAGGTACGGCAACAACGCACTGCCGATTCCTCAACATGTACTACATAGCAACAAAGCAGCACACGAACGATCGGCAACAACGTACAAGTCCATGTCCAGACCCCAAAACGTTACGTACACGCGACTGCGGAACCCGTCGAACAGAGTTGTACTATCATCCGCGCTGTCCATCATAGTCAACCTTGAACCATGTGCTTCGTCCGTCTTGGAAGGGCGGGGAGGCTGTATGACGTCTCGTACGGTCGAGACTCCAATTGAAGTTAATTGGAGCTCGAAGCTTGAGGGTAAAGTTGTTCGATGACGTTCTACAGCGGAGCTGTGTGTGTGGTGTGCCTTGCCACGGTGTGTTCTTGGCGGTCTTGTTGATAGCCTATACTTGGCACGCATACATCCGGGATCTCAACAGGTTCGAGGGGAACGAGGGTGCAGTAACTCGGCAAACGTTTCGTAAGTGGACGAAAATGCTTACTCGATCTCGGACTTACTTACGATGTTGCGCTCATGTATTTGTTATCGTTCCCGAGCGCGGGAACTAGTGATGATTTCAATCTTTTCACGATCGTTCAGGTTTGAATTGGAGCTGTTAAAGGTCCGTATGGTGGACTTTAATTGTTACGTTAGACTGAGTGGAATTGGATTCCCCTGTGTGCCTGTTACCTGGACTGCTTGGCTGATCAGAACCAGTTCTTGAGTCACTCGAAAAGGTCTCTCATAGTGCGCCCCGAGACTCAGTCTAGAGGAGGGGGAGAGGTGAGCATACGTCTGCCAACCCCATGCTTGGTACTCTGACGCCTTAGCTGGGTGATGAGTTCCAAGCATGAAGTCATAATCATGAATTGGCTGAAGTTCTCGCCCCTTCGGGTACGACCGTACGtccattgttctcctcaCCGTTTGAAAACCGTGTTCAGATGCTGACAAGGTTTTCCCGATCAACCACCAGTTTGCTCCAATGAGTGTCTTGCAAGAACACCGATTGGAACGCAAAGTCTAGCCAGTTTCAGTATCAACCGACTGAACATGCGTTCTAGCTGACGACACTGCAAACATAATTCAGCCGCGGTTGCATGAATTATTACCTGGATTTGAAAGACTCTATGAACACGCCAAAGCAACGTCTATATCCCCAGATGCTTGGCCTCGT
Encoded proteins:
- a CDS encoding bZIP transcription factor, translating into MSPAARMSHSPPSTHEDEPTGTGLQSRSRNARAQARHRAKRKKYIETLEETVKRLQTIVDAAGLDPNAFPPPMPSAHVHSHPYLRELQDDNARLRREADALRVQIAALTAHVSAGSHVTSSLPMHYAPSPPPSDAHTPPPNSERDSKKRRMSAERDHAPLYLASASVPSIPLPFPLRA